In the genome of Solibacillus silvestris, one region contains:
- a CDS encoding transcriptional regulator has product MDLRQLRYFKEIVDQGSISKAAEVLHMAQPPLSMLLKQIETHYGTPLIKRYRQKWEITEAGQMLYNHATHMLQQMEMFDVKMDYMMQGEMGQLRLGVSSSCIHLVGDVIRQFSQSYPKVELQIFKGDSEKLEQMLFNNEIDIAVILAPENSEQYEEFPLTPSPFALAVPKNWSNQIDLDVVSIQNLMKFPFISLEAMEGYSMLENIIYYLKEKNISLNIVAKCKDITIAQYLVAKEVGISILPKIQLGYVDGIHFVDLPELEIAIQPKLFYKQEATFSPICRNFIALFKSNT; this is encoded by the coding sequence GTGGATTTACGTCAATTACGCTATTTTAAAGAAATAGTTGATCAGGGAAGCATTTCAAAGGCTGCCGAAGTATTACATATGGCACAGCCACCATTAAGTATGTTATTAAAACAAATTGAAACACACTACGGCACACCACTAATTAAGCGATATCGACAAAAATGGGAGATTACTGAAGCTGGACAAATGCTATATAATCATGCAACTCATATGCTTCAGCAAATGGAAATGTTTGACGTGAAAATGGATTATATGATGCAAGGTGAAATGGGGCAATTACGTTTAGGGGTTTCTTCAAGCTGTATACATTTAGTAGGAGATGTCATACGGCAATTTTCGCAAAGCTACCCTAAAGTAGAATTACAAATTTTCAAAGGGGATTCCGAGAAATTAGAACAAATGTTATTTAATAATGAAATAGATATAGCTGTTATTTTAGCACCGGAAAATAGTGAACAGTATGAAGAATTCCCCTTAACACCTAGTCCTTTTGCATTGGCTGTACCAAAGAATTGGTCGAATCAGATTGATCTAGATGTGGTATCGATCCAAAACTTAATGAAGTTCCCGTTTATTTCGTTAGAAGCGATGGAAGGGTATTCGATGTTAGAAAATATTATATATTATCTTAAAGAAAAGAACATTTCCTTAAATATTGTTGCTAAGTGTAAAGATATTACGATTGCCCAGTATTTAGTTGCTAAAGAAGTAGGAATTAGTATATTACCTAAAATTCAGCTAGGGTACGTGGATGGAATTCATTTTGTTGATTTACCTGAATTAGAAATTGCGATTCAGCCGAAATTATTTTACAAGCAAGAAGCCACATTCTCTCCTATTTGCAGGAACTTTATTGCTTTATTTAAATCGAATACATGA
- a CDS encoding transcriptional regulator, giving the protein MKEDLSLEYLLAIQEYGNISHAANALFVSQPYLSTYIKNLESKLGVELLNRQVTPLVLTYAGELYISYMQEIHEMHEVMMRDIEALNELKKGRVVLGINPILASHMLYDFLPEFMDKYPGIEIQLEEGTANEMEALTLQNKIDICISMLPIKNTGLVYEKLYEENIYLVIPKGHIFYEENNKEIKHIPFPPSKLNHQKFILLKPGLGLRRLTDNIFDHYAISPTITLETNNIENAFRLANKGIGMTIIPECIITRDQLKIESNLYTLGNPVYKNSVVISYKKDVVLSTAASAFLKFAKKRYLQF; this is encoded by the coding sequence TGGCAATATATCGCATGCGGCGAATGCTTTGTTTGTATCTCAGCCTTATTTAAGTACTTATATAAAAAATTTAGAAAGTAAACTAGGTGTAGAACTTTTAAATCGGCAAGTAACACCGCTTGTTCTTACGTATGCAGGAGAGCTTTATATTTCGTATATGCAGGAGATTCATGAAATGCATGAAGTGATGATGCGTGATATCGAAGCCTTAAATGAATTAAAAAAAGGTAGAGTAGTTCTTGGTATTAATCCAATATTGGCTTCACATATGCTTTATGATTTTCTCCCAGAGTTTATGGACAAATATCCAGGAATAGAAATTCAATTAGAGGAAGGTACTGCCAATGAAATGGAAGCGCTAACCTTACAAAATAAAATTGATATTTGTATTAGTATGTTGCCAATCAAAAATACGGGGCTTGTTTACGAGAAGTTATATGAAGAAAACATTTACCTAGTCATTCCAAAGGGCCATATATTCTATGAAGAAAATAATAAAGAAATAAAACATATACCATTTCCTCCTTCAAAACTAAATCATCAAAAGTTTATCTTATTAAAACCAGGGTTAGGATTACGTCGTTTAACGGATAATATTTTTGATCACTATGCCATAAGCCCAACAATAACTCTAGAAACGAATAATATTGAGAATGCATTTCGTCTTGCAAATAAAGGAATAGGAATGACAATTATTCCCGAATGTATTATTACAAGAGATCAACTAAAGATTGAATCCAACTTATATACGTTAGGCAATCCAGTTTATAAAAATAGCGTTGTCATTAGTTATAAAAAAGATGTTGTTTTGTCTACCGCAGCATCTGCTTTTTTAAAGTTTGCCAAGAAAAGATATCTTCAATTTTAA